In Agelaius phoeniceus isolate bAgePho1 chromosome 14, bAgePho1.hap1, whole genome shotgun sequence, a single genomic region encodes these proteins:
- the SLITRK2 gene encoding SLIT and NTRK-like protein 2 — MLKGAWLLSLLTVAGISWTESRKPAKDICSKSRCPCEEKENVLNINCENKGFTTVSLLLPPPSKIYQLFLNGNALTRLFPNEFVNYSNAVTLHLGNNDMQEIRTGAFSGLRTLKRLHLNNNKLEVLKEDTFLGLESLEYLQADYNYISAIEAGAFSKLNKLKVLILNDNLLLSLPSNVFRFVLLTHLDLRGNRLKMMPFAGVLEHIGGIMEIQLEENPWNCTCDLLPLKAWLDTITVFVGEIVCETPFRLHGKDVTQLTRQDLCPRKSSSDSNQREKHPVLSDPHISRLSPTANSAINPTRAPKASRPPKTRNRPTPRVSVSKDRQIFGPIMVYQTKSPVPITCPAGCICTSQSSDNGLNVNCQEKKISNISDLHPRPTSPKKLYLTSNYLQVIYRTDLTEYSSLDLLHLGNNRIAVIQEGAFTNLTSLRRLYLNGNYLEVLYRSMFEGLHNLQYLYLEYNVIKEILPRTFDALSNLHLLFLNNNLLRSLPDNVFGGTSLTRLNLRNNHFSYLPVRGVLDQLSALIQIDLQENPWDCTCDILGLRNWIEKVTDQNNQQSSPPVVINEVICESPTKHSGEHLKFLSKEAICPENPNLSDSSVLSMNQNTDTPHVGASPSSYPELHTEVPLSVLILGLLVVFILSVCFGAGLFVFVLKRRKGVQSMPSSANNVDISSFQLQYGSYNTETHDKTEGHVYNYIPPPVGQMCQNPIYMQKEGDPVAYYRNLHEFSYSSLDHKKEDPTSLAFTISAAELLEKQSSPREPELLYQNIAERVKELPTGGLVHYNFCTLPKRQFAPSYESRRQNQDRINKTVLYGTPRKYFAEQSKPEHPLLQGKLQTEPDYLEVLEKQTAISQL, encoded by the coding sequence CCTGCCGCCCCCGTCCAAGATCTACCAGCTGTTTCTCAATGGGAACGCACTGACCCGCCTGTTCCCCAATGAGTTCGTCAACTACTCCAACGCCGTGACCCTGCACCTGGGCAACAACGACATGCAGGAGATCCGCACGGGGGCCTTCAGCGGCCTCCGCACCCTCAAAAGGCTGCACCTCAACAACAACAAGCTGGAAGTGCTGAAGGAAGACACCTTCCTGGGCTTGGAGAGTCTGGAGTACCTGCAGGCCGATTACAATTACATCAGTGCCATTGAAGCGGGGGCATTCAGCAAGCTGAACAAGCTCAAGGTGCTGATCCTCAATGACaacctcctgctgtccctgcccagcaatGTCTTCCGCTTTGTGCTCCTCACTCACCTCGACCTGCGGGGGAACCGGCTGAAGATGATGCCTTTTGCCGGTGTGCTGGAGCACATTGGAGGCATCATGGAAATCCAGCTGGAGGAAAACCCTTGGAACTGCACCTGCGACTTGCTGCCACTCAAGGCCTGGCTAGACACCATCACCGTGTTTGTGGGTGAGATAGTCTGTGAAACCCCCTTCAGGCTTCATGGGAAAGATGTGACCCAGCTCACCAGGCAAGACCTCTGCCCTAGAAAAAGCTCCAGCGATTCAAACCAGAGGGAAAAACACCCTGTCCTCTCAGACCCACACATCTCGAGGCTGTCACCCACAGCCAACTCTGCCATCAATCCCACCAGGGCCCCAAAAGCCAGCCGGCCACCCAAAACTAGGAACCGCCCCACCCCCCGTGTCTCTGTGTCAAAAGACAGGCAAATATTTGGACCTATCATGGTTTACCAGACAAAGTCTCCTGTGCCCATCACCTGCCCAGCTGGCTGCATCTGTACGTCCCAGAGCTCAGACAATGGCCTAAATGTTAACTGCCAAGAGAAGAAGATAAGTAACATCTCTGATCTGCACCCCAGGCCAACCAGTCCAAAGAAACTTTACCTTACCAGTAACTATCTGCAAGTCATTTATAGAACCGATCTCACAGAGTACAGCTCTCTGGATTTGCTACATCTAGGAAATAACAGAATTGCAGTGATACAAGAAGGTGCCTTTACAAACCTCACAAGTTTACGCAGACTTTACCTTAATGGCAACTACCTTGAGGTTCTGTACCGATCCATGTTTGAAGGGCTGCACAACCTGCAATATCTCTACCTAGAGTACAACGTCATTAAGGAGATCCTGCCACGCACATTTGATGCTCTGAGTAATCTTCATCTGTTGTTCCTCAATAACAACCTGCTCAGATCCTTGCCTGATAATGTCTTTGGAGGCACTTCCCTCACCAGGCTCAACCTTAGGAACAACCATTTCTCATACCTGCCTGTGAGAGGAGTCTTGGACCAGCTCTCGGCTCTGATTCAGATAGACCTCCAAGAGAACCCTTGGGACTGCACGTGTGACATCCTGGGGCTGAGGAACTGGATAGAGAAAGTCACTGACCAGAACAACCAGCAGTCAAGTCCCCCTGTAGTTATCAATGAAGTAATCTGTGAGtctcccaccaagcactctGGAGAGCATCTGAAATTCCTGAGCAAAGAAGCCATCTGCCCAGAGAACCCCAACTTGTCAGATTCTTCTGTGCTCTCCATGAACCAGAACACCGATACCCCCCATGTCGGTGCCTCACCCAGCTCCTACCCAGAATTACACACCGAAGTTCCGCTGTCTGTCCTAATTTTAGGCTTGCTGGTTGTGTTTATCttgtctgtttgttttggggCAGGTCTGTTTGTCTTTGTCCTTAAGCGCCGGAAGGGGGTGCAGAGcatgcccagcagtgccaacaATGTAGATATAAGTTCATTTCAGCTCCAGTATGGGTCTTACAACACTGAGACCCACGATAAAACTGAAGGACATGTTTATAACTACATTCCCCCTCCTGTTGGACAGATGTGCCAAAACCCAATCTACATGCAAAAGGAAGGGGATCCAGTTGCCTATTACAGGAATCTCCATGAGTTTAGCTATAGCAGTCTTGACCACAAAAAAGAAGACCCCACCAGTCTTGCATTTACCATCAGTGCAGCTGAATTGCTGGAAAAGCAGTCCTCACCAAGGGAACCAGAGCTCCTGTATCAAAATATTGCAGAAAGGGTCAAGGAACTCCCCACCGGAGGATTAGTTCATTATAACTTTTGTACCTTACCCAAAAGGCAGTTTGCCCCTTCATATGAATCCAGACGCCAAAACCAGGAcaggataaataaaactgttttatATGGAACTCCCaggaaatattttgcagaaCAGTCTAAACCTGAGCATCCTTTACTCCAAGGAAAACTACAAACAGAACCAGACTACCTCGAAgttctggaaaaacaaactgcAATCAGTCAGCTGTGA